A genome region from Ptiloglossa arizonensis isolate GNS036 chromosome 4, iyPtiAriz1_principal, whole genome shotgun sequence includes the following:
- the Med gene encoding smad/Smad4 homolog Medea isoform X7: MVGLAGGGGHLYPSPPMQPNPELREMTGIAPSAPTSADACLSIVHSLMCHRQGGESEGFSKRAIESLVKKLKEKRDELDSLITAITTNGAHPSKCVTIQRTLDGRLQVAGRKGFPHVIYARIWRWPDLHKNELKHVKYCQFAFDLKCDSVCVNPYHYERVVSPGIAVVHPMSHTVGSQQQSLSTSSGGNAAQMLSPSQGQSTEAFYGTNTPPQDLNQPPSVDALAASLGEGQSSPVSPVHIHHPNGFPVGTAAYNSGAPQWTGANTLTYTQSMQPPDHRHLHPTSYWGGHGGEVGGNIGGLLSTQPAPEYWCSVGYFELDTQVGETFKVSSGCPTVTVDGYVDPSGGNRFCLGALSNVHRTEQSEKARLHIGKGVVLDLRGEGDVWLRCQSEHSVFVQSYYLDREAGRAPGDAVHKIYPSAYIKVFDLRQCHKQMRGQAATAQAAAAAQAAAVAGHLTHGAPITKSLSAAAGIGVDDLRRLCILRLSFVKGWGPDYPRQSIKETPCWIEVHLHRALQLLDEVLHTMPIDGPRGIE; the protein is encoded by the exons ATGGTTGGATTGGCGGGCGGGGGAGGTCATCTGTATCCCTCGCCCCCAATGCAACCTAATCCAGAGT TGAGAGAAATGACAGGAATCGCTCCTAGTGCCCCGACTAGTGCAGATGCCTGTTTAAGTATAGTACATTCGCTAATGTGTCATCGACAAGGTGGTGAAAGCGAAGGATTCAGCAAGCGTGCCATCGAGTCTTTAGTGAAAAAGCTTAAA GAAAAACGAGACGAATTGGATAGCTTAATAACTGCTATCACTACAAATGGAGCACATCCCAGTAAATGTGTCACAATACAGAGAACTCTCGATGGTAGGCTACAAGTTGCTGGTCGTAAGGGTTTCCCACATGTTATTTATGCACGAATCTGGAGATGGCCAGATTTACACAAGAACGAATTAAAACACGTCAAATACTGCCAATTTGCTTTTGACTTAAAGTGTGATTCTGTATGTGTAAATCCATATCACTATGAGAGAGTTGTATCTCCTGGCATAG CAGTAGTACATCCAATGAGTCACACCGTAGGTAGCCAACAGCAATCATTGAGTACATCGAGTGGGGGCAATGCTGCACAAATGCTCAGTCCTTCGCAGGGACAATCTACCGAAGCATTTTATGGAACTAACACACCTCCTCAAGACCTTAATCAACCTCCAAGTGTCGATGCATTAGCAGCATCTTTAG gTGAAGGTCAGAGCTCTCCTGTATCACCTGTACATATTCATCATCCGAATGGATTTCCAGTTGGTACAGCTGCCTACAATTCAGGAGCCCCACAGTGGACTGGAGCCAATACTCTTACATATACTCAGAGCATGCAACCTCCAGATCACAGACATCTTCATCCTACTTCTTATT GGGGTGGTCACGGCGGCGAAGTAGGTGGAAACATTGGTGGTTTACTCTCTACACAACCAGCACCTGAATATTGGTGTTCTGTTGGATATTTTGAATTAGATACTCAAGTAGGCGAAACGTTTAAAGTAAGCAGCGGTTGCCCTACCGTCACTGTCGATGGATACGTCGATCCAAGCGGTGGTAATAGATTTTGTTTAGGAGCTTTGAGCAATGTACACAGAACGGAGCAAAGTGAAAAAGCACGTCTTCACATAG GAAAAGGAGTTGTGTTAGATTTAAGGGGTGAAGGAGACGTTTGGTTAAGATGTCAAAGCGAACATAGTGTCTTTGTACAGTCTTATTATTTAGACAGAGAAGCAGGTCGTGCACCCGGTGATGCAGTACATAAAATTTATCCCTCCGCATATATTAAAGTCTTCGATTTACGACAGTGTCACAAACAAATGAGAGGGCAAGCCGCTACTGCTCAAGCCGCAGCTGCGGCACAAGCTGCTGCTGTAGCAGGTCATTTGACGCATGGCGCACCGATTACTAAAA GTCTTAGTGCAGCAGCTGGTATAGGCGTAGATGATCTTCGACGACTTTGTATTTTGCGTTTAAGTTTTGTAAAAGGCTGGGGACCTGATTACCCTCGACAAAGTATAAAAGAAACTCCGTGCTGGATAGAG GTACATTTACATAGAGCTCTTCAGTTACTGGACGAAGTTTTACACACTATGCCAATCGATGGCCCACGgggaattgaataa
- the Med gene encoding smad/Smad4 homolog Medea isoform X3, producing MVGLAGGGGHLYPSPPMQPNPELREMTGIAPSAPTSADACLSIVHSLMCHRQGGESEGFSKRAIESLVKKLKEKRDELDSLITAITTNGAHPSKCVTIQRTLDGRLQVAGRKGFPHVIYARIWRWPDLHKNELKHVKYCQFAFDLKCDSVCVNPYHYERVVSPGIDLSGLTLQSGVGVGPGGRLVKDEYSVGGGGSAAAGAVGSAMDVDGEMNQTIQHHPPAQPTSSNNTQSSQQTFIPGLTPPNPTSGEGMFGSNGGGNNGGNPHNKLDDNNCPRQTWIPTPHHPTTRNIHHPVVHPMSHTVGSQQQSLSTSSGGNAAQMLSPSQGQSTEAFYGTNTPPQDLNQPPSVDALAASLGEGQSSPVSPVHIHHPNGFPVGTAAYNSGAPQWTGANTLTYTQSMQPPDHRHLHPTSYWGGHGGEVGGNIGGLLSTQPAPEYWCSVGYFELDTQVGETFKVSSGCPTVTVDGYVDPSGGNRFCLGALSNVHRTEQSEKARLHIGKGVVLDLRGEGDVWLRCQSEHSVFVQSYYLDREAGRAPGDAVHKIYPSAYIKVFDLRQCHKQMRGQAATAQAAAAAQAAAVAGHLTHGAPITKSLSAAAGIGVDDLRRLCILRLSFVKGWGPDYPRQSIKETPCWIEVHLHRALQLLDEVLHTMPIDGPRGIE from the exons ATGGTTGGATTGGCGGGCGGGGGAGGTCATCTGTATCCCTCGCCCCCAATGCAACCTAATCCAGAGT TGAGAGAAATGACAGGAATCGCTCCTAGTGCCCCGACTAGTGCAGATGCCTGTTTAAGTATAGTACATTCGCTAATGTGTCATCGACAAGGTGGTGAAAGCGAAGGATTCAGCAAGCGTGCCATCGAGTCTTTAGTGAAAAAGCTTAAA GAAAAACGAGACGAATTGGATAGCTTAATAACTGCTATCACTACAAATGGAGCACATCCCAGTAAATGTGTCACAATACAGAGAACTCTCGATGGTAGGCTACAAGTTGCTGGTCGTAAGGGTTTCCCACATGTTATTTATGCACGAATCTGGAGATGGCCAGATTTACACAAGAACGAATTAAAACACGTCAAATACTGCCAATTTGCTTTTGACTTAAAGTGTGATTCTGTATGTGTAAATCCATATCACTATGAGAGAGTTGTATCTCCTGGCATAG ACCTGTCTGGGCTGACTCTACAATCAGGAGTAGGCGTAGGACCAGGTGGTAGATTGGTCAAAGATGAGTATTCAGTCGGTGGTGGAGGAAGTGCAGCAGCTGGAGCAGTAGGATCTGCAATGGATGTTGATGGAGAAATGAATCAAACCATTCAGCATCATCCACCTGCTCAACCCACTTCATCTAATAACACTCAATCGTCTCAGCAAACTTTTATACCAGGCCTAACACCACCTAAtccaa CTAGTGGTGAGGGTATGTTTGGCAGTAATGGGGGAGGGAATAATGGTGGTAACCCCCACAATAAATTGGACGACAATAATTGCCCCAGGCAAACCTGGATTCCTACACCTCATCATCCTACAACACGTAACATTCATCATC CAGTAGTACATCCAATGAGTCACACCGTAGGTAGCCAACAGCAATCATTGAGTACATCGAGTGGGGGCAATGCTGCACAAATGCTCAGTCCTTCGCAGGGACAATCTACCGAAGCATTTTATGGAACTAACACACCTCCTCAAGACCTTAATCAACCTCCAAGTGTCGATGCATTAGCAGCATCTTTAG gTGAAGGTCAGAGCTCTCCTGTATCACCTGTACATATTCATCATCCGAATGGATTTCCAGTTGGTACAGCTGCCTACAATTCAGGAGCCCCACAGTGGACTGGAGCCAATACTCTTACATATACTCAGAGCATGCAACCTCCAGATCACAGACATCTTCATCCTACTTCTTATT GGGGTGGTCACGGCGGCGAAGTAGGTGGAAACATTGGTGGTTTACTCTCTACACAACCAGCACCTGAATATTGGTGTTCTGTTGGATATTTTGAATTAGATACTCAAGTAGGCGAAACGTTTAAAGTAAGCAGCGGTTGCCCTACCGTCACTGTCGATGGATACGTCGATCCAAGCGGTGGTAATAGATTTTGTTTAGGAGCTTTGAGCAATGTACACAGAACGGAGCAAAGTGAAAAAGCACGTCTTCACATAG GAAAAGGAGTTGTGTTAGATTTAAGGGGTGAAGGAGACGTTTGGTTAAGATGTCAAAGCGAACATAGTGTCTTTGTACAGTCTTATTATTTAGACAGAGAAGCAGGTCGTGCACCCGGTGATGCAGTACATAAAATTTATCCCTCCGCATATATTAAAGTCTTCGATTTACGACAGTGTCACAAACAAATGAGAGGGCAAGCCGCTACTGCTCAAGCCGCAGCTGCGGCACAAGCTGCTGCTGTAGCAGGTCATTTGACGCATGGCGCACCGATTACTAAAA GTCTTAGTGCAGCAGCTGGTATAGGCGTAGATGATCTTCGACGACTTTGTATTTTGCGTTTAAGTTTTGTAAAAGGCTGGGGACCTGATTACCCTCGACAAAGTATAAAAGAAACTCCGTGCTGGATAGAG GTACATTTACATAGAGCTCTTCAGTTACTGGACGAAGTTTTACACACTATGCCAATCGATGGCCCACGgggaattgaataa